A region of Nakaseomyces glabratus chromosome M, complete sequence DNA encodes the following proteins:
- the RGI2 gene encoding Rgi2p (CAGL0M12551g~Ortholog(s) have role in energy reserve metabolic process and cytoplasm localization), translating to MAKKEKKAKVATITTKSGESLKVFEELNDFETFLRGEVEDNEFDHVHCKAKYYPPFVLHESHDDPEKIKDTNNSHNKKFVRHLHQHVEKHLLKDIREMFQNPDLKFKNKSKEETFEKITWHYADESELNAKKFRIQLDVTCTHDGAMVDVDYRTEPIAAQEPVI from the coding sequence ATGGctaagaaagagaaaaaggCTAAGGTCGCTACCATCACCACGAAGAGCGGGGAGTCCCTGAAAGTGTTCGAGGAGCTCAACGACTTCGAGACGTTCTTGCGCGGGGAGGTCGAGGACAACGAGTTCGACCACGTCCATTGCAAAGCCAAGTACTACCCGCCATTTGTGCTGCACGAGTCCCACGACGACCCCGAGAAGATCAAGGACACCAACAACTCCCACAACAAGAAGTTCGTGAGACACTTGCACCAGCACGTCGAGAAACACTTGCTCAAGGACATCCGCGAGATGTTCCAGAACCCAGACCTAAAGTTCAAGAACAAGTCCAAAGAGGAGACCTTCGAGAAGATCACCTGGCATTACGCCGACGAGTCAGAGCTCAACGCTAAGAAGTTCAGAATCCAACTTGACGTAACGTGTACCCACGACGGGGCCATGGTCGACGTCGACTACCGGACCGAGCCCATCGCCGCGCAGGAGCCCGTCATATAG
- the EFM4 gene encoding Efm4p (CAGL0M12639g~Ortholog(s) have protein-lysine N-methyltransferase activity, role in peptidyl-lysine dimethylation, peptidyl-lysine monomethylation, vesicle-mediated transport and cytosol, nucleus localization), giving the protein MEDTTKLNTSKLGTKEYWDDFYALERQNFEKNPEDTGECWFNDNDAEEKMVEFLMDACGMHNISQECTMIDLGTGNGHLLFALTEEGFHGQMLGVDYSEQSVKFANEIVANKELGEHLRFAQADIFDNNWNPGKFNVVLDKGTLDAIALSGLKFDDDKTIVDVYSKCVERLMEPGSVFLITSCNFTQEELIKIIETDSLKMWECVNYPVFEFGGVKGTTICTVAFVKR; this is encoded by the coding sequence ATGGAGGACACTACCAAGCTAAACACTTCAAAGCTAGGCACAAAGGAATACTGGGATGATTTCTATGCATTAGAAAGACAAAACTTTGAGAAGAACCCTGAGGACACAGGTGAATGCTGGTTCAATGACAATGATGCTGAGGAGAAGATGGTTGAGTTTTTGATGGATGCCTGTGGTATGCACAACATCTCCCAAGAATGTACCATGATTGATCTGGGCACAGGCAATGGACACTTGTTATTTGCGTTAACTGAAGAAGGATTCCATGGCCAAATGTTGGGTGTAGATTATTCAGAGCAAAGTGTAAAATTTGCCAACGAGATTGTGGCAAATAAAGAATTAGGTGAGCATCTGCGATTTGCACAAGCTGATATATTCGACAACAATTGGAACCCTGGAAAATTCAACGTTGTATTGGATAAAGGCACACTAGATGCCATTGCATTGAGCGGTttgaaatttgatgatgataagaCCATTGTTGATGTATATAGCAAGTGTGTGGAGAGATTGATGGAGCCGGGCAGCGTATTTTTAATTACATCATGTAATTTCACTCAGGAGGAACTGATAAAGATTATTGAAACCGATAGTTTAAAGATGTGGGAATGTGTCAATTATCCCGTATTCGAATTTGGTGGTGTAAAAGGTACTACCATTTGTACAGTAGCCTTTGTTAAACGCTAG
- the YRB2 gene encoding Yrb2p (CAGL0M12617g~Ortholog(s) have role in regulation of chromatin silencing at telomere, ribosomal small subunit export from nucleus and cytosol, nuclear pore, nucleus localization) — protein MADEELKRKRDDSPDVADSKKVKVNETVKDNSSELDTKSNEHSTVSESEESKQQSKDTISESSSEVKDEVKEDEPKKDKVDESKESVSDESKDEKPKFVFGSSSAFTGGFGVAKGKEDKKDTENQTETPKAAFSFGSGLSFGSGFNVLKTKDIAANKEEKDSKSKPEDSDDKLIPNSELKKEDSKVTSSNNAAPTPIKLQKEEVKSGEESEECLFQVNAKLFQLVDMKTGWKERGVGAVKVNRDKETSKTRVVMRSRGILKVILNLPLVKGFKVEKGFPGSLQSQKYVRIVALNENNEPTQYALRTGKEETADDLYENIKGNIPN, from the coding sequence ATGGCCGACGAAGAATTGAAGAGGAAGCGTGACGACAGCCCTGATGTCGCTGATTCTAAGAAGGTAAAAGTTAATGAGACTGTGAAGGACAACTCCAGTGAACTAGATACTAAAAGTAATGAGCATAGTACCGTTAGTGAATCTGAAGAAAGCAAGCAGCAGAGTAAGGATACAATTTCTGAGAGTAGTTCTGAGGTCAAGGATGAAGTGAAGGAAGATGAACCAAAGAAGGATAAAGTTGATGAGTCCAAGGAATCGGTTAGTGATGAAAGCAAGGATGAGAAACCAAAGTTTGTATTCGGATCATCATCAGCTTTTACAGGTGGTTTTGGCGTAGCGAAGGGTAAAGAGGACAAAAAGGATACTGAAAATCAAACAGAAACGCCTAAGGCTGCGTTTAGTTTTGGTTCTGGCTTGTCCTTTGGATCTGGTTTTAATGTTCTTAAGACTAAAGATATTGCAGCCaataaagaagagaaagattCAAAGTCGAAGCCTGAGGACTCAGATGATAAACTAATACCTAACTCtgagttgaagaaagaagataGCAAAGTGACTTCCAGTAATAATGCTGCCCCAACCCCAATCAAACTACAAAAGGAAGAGGTTAAGTCAGGTGAAGAGTCTGAAGAATGTCTATTTCAAGTGAATGCTAAGCTTTTCCAACTGGTAGATATGAAAACAGGTTGGAAGGAAAGAGGTGTAGGTGCTGTGAAGGTTAATAGAGACAAAGAAACTTCCAAGACTCGTGTTGTTATGAGATCGAGAGGTATCTTGAAGGTCATACTAAATCTTCCCCTTGTTAAAGGATTCAAAGTTGAAAAAGGATTTCCTGGTTCATTACAAAGTCAGAAGTACGTTCGAATAGTGGCattgaatgaaaataatgagCCAACTCAATACGCATTGAGGACTGGCAAAGAGGAGACTGCTGATGATCTCTACGAAAATATAAAGGGCAATATCCCTAACTAG
- the FIS1 gene encoding Fis1p (CAGL0M12661g~Ortholog(s) have role in chronological cell aging, hyphal growth, mitochondrial fission, peroxisome fission and mitochondrial outer membrane, peroxisome localization) gives MSKINFLPTLQDAYEPLMAAQIDILREQVVAEGGDKASVQSRFNYAWGLIKSESVDDQRLGVKILTDIYKESYQRRRECLYYLTVGCYKLKEYSMAKRYVDTLHEAEPNNKQVIALKEMVEDKIQTETIKGLAMVTGAIVGIASIAGYYMRRRK, from the coding sequence ATGAGCAAGATCAATTTTCTACCAACATTACAAGATGCCTATGAGCCACTAATGGCAGCACAGATAGACATATTGCGTGAGCAAGTAGTCGCTGAAGGGGGTGATAAGGCGTCTGTTCAATCTAGATTCAACTATGCCTGGGGTTTAATTAAAAGTGAATCTGTCGATGATCAGAGACTAGGGGTGAAAATTCTAACAGATATTTATAAAGAATCATACCAGCGCAGACGTGAGTGTTTGTACTACTTGACAGTGGGTTGTTATAAATTGAAGGAGTATTCTATGGCTAAGAGATACGTTGATACCCTGCATGAGGCTGAACCTAATAACAAGCAAGTGATCGCGTTAAAAGAAATGGTGGAGGATAAGATTCAGACAGAAACTATCAAGGGCCTGGCCATGGTAACTGGTGCAATTGTAGGTATAGCATCAATTGCTGGGTACTACATGAGAAGAAGGAAGTAA
- the ARC15 gene encoding Arc15p (CAGL0M12595g~Ortholog(s) have mRNA binding, structural molecule activity and role in Arp2/3 complex-mediated actin nucleation, actin cortical patch assembly, cellular response to drug, mitochondrion inheritance): MADWRRIDIDAFDPESGRLKPEDLVPPYDTPAVGVQEIQGRVGQLRSMASSGDIAGAVQLITSDPPYNSDEATKKTYLLAVLEALGQVKTMDIANIVGQLNDSQVDVLVKYLYKGMSVPEGQKQGGILLAWLEKITQTNGVKPIVHFISDRRTV, encoded by the coding sequence ATGGCTGATTGGAGAAGGATAGATATTGATGCGTTTGATCCCGAGAGCGGGAGGTTGAAGCCTGAGGACCTAGTGCCTCCATATGACACGCCAGCGGTTGGTGTCCAGGAGATACAAGGCCGTGTTGGTCAGCTTCGCAGCATGGCAAGCAGTGGCGATATAGCAGGTGCAGTACAGTTGATTACCAGCGATCCTCCATACAACAGCGATGAAGCCACGAAGAAGACGTACCTATTGGCGGTGCTGGAGGCCTTGGGTCAGGTCAAGACCATGGATATTGCTAACATCGTGGGACAATTGAACGACAGCCAGGTGGATGTCCTCGTCAAGTACCTGTACAAAGGTATGTCTGTGCCAGAAGGCCAGAAACAAGGCGGTATCCTGCTGGCATGGCTCGAGAAGATCACTCAGACCAACGGGGTGAAGCCAATTGTGCATTTCATTTCTGATAGAAGAACTGTATAA
- the SNP1 gene encoding U1 snRNP complex subunit SNP1 (CAGL0M12573g~Ortholog(s) have U1 snRNA binding, mRNA binding activity, role in mRNA splicing, via spliceosome and U1 snRNP, U2-type prespliceosome, commitment complex localization) has protein sequence MKIKAASAMSLGSQRTTSRKQDMSLFKARPSLPFKRQNQRVARDARIEPLSQVSPEILTANYLMQFPRETATLRHLERMDAVAKRVRDNQREVEQQLLQWDPLSDNHMRDTDPYKTVFVGRLPYDTDEVQLQKVFAKYGEIVRVRVVRDKQNKSRGYAFVLFKETDSARVCTRDIGVHRGIQINGRRCIVDIERGRTIKFFKPRRLGGGLGGRGYQSLHSEHTQPHVNPPAQHVPQRYGERRPEYQPRGRYQGARQGARQGAYQPQQTLPASNPQAPAEPEPRTSYRSRTARQREEIDY, from the coding sequence atgaaaataaaagcaGCGagtgcgatgagcttggGATCACAAAGAACCACAAGCAGGAAACAAGACATGTCGCTGTTCAAAGCTAGGCCTAGCTTGCCATTCAAGAGACAGAACCAAAGGGTTGCGAGGGACGCCAGGATAGAACCCTTGTCGCAGGTCTCCCCCGAGATACTCACAGCGAACTACCTGATGCAGTTCCCCAGGGAGACTGCGACGCTGAGACACTTGGAGCGCATGGACGCTGTGGCTAAGAGGGTGCGGGATAACCAGCGCGAAGTGGAGCAGCAGTTGCTGCAGTGGGACCCGCTGAGCGATAACCACATGAGGGACACGGACCCTTACAAGACGGTGTTCGTGGGCCGCCTGCCCTACGACACGGATGAAGTGCAGTTACAGAAGGTGTTTGCCAAGTACGGAGAGATAGTGCGAGTACGGGTGGTGCGAGACAAGCAGAACAAGTCGCGGGGCTACGCATTTGTGTTGTTCAAAGAAACAGACTCAGCAAGAGTCTGCACCAGGGACATAGGTGTCCACCGCGGTATCCAGATCAACGGAAGAAGGTGTATAGTGGACATAGAGCGTGGCAGGACgatcaaattcttcaagCCAAGGAGACTCGGTGGAGGGCTGGGCGGTCGAGGGTACCAGTCACTGCATTCGGAGCACACACAGCCTCATGTAAACCCACCAGCACAACACGTACCGCAAAGATACGGCGAGCGAAGACCAGAGTACCAGCCTAGAGGCAGATATCAAGGAGCACGCCAAGGAGCACGCCAAGGAGCATATCAACCTCAGCAGACACTACCGGCTTCAAATCCACAGGCACCTGCAGAACCCGAGCCCAGGACGAGTTACAGGTCAAGGACAGCCAGGCAACGGGAAGAAATAGACTATTGA